CTTGATTACTATGTCAGTGCTGGGAGGTTGGAGGATACTTGGTCAATGATTAATGAGATGAAGCAGAAAAGGTTTCGGCTGAGCTCGTTTGTGTACAGTAAGGTTATTGGTCTTTATAGGGACAATGGGATGTGGAAGAAAGCAATCGACATTGTGGAAGAGATAAGAGAAATGGGGATGGCATTAGACAAACAGATTTACAACAGCATTATTGATACATTTGGGAAATATGGTGAGTTGGATGAAGCATTGGAAGTCTTTGGGAAAATGAAACAAGAAGGTGTAAGGCCTGATATTTCGACCTTTAATTCGTTGATACGGTGGCACTGCAAGTCTGGTTTGTTAAAGAAGGCCCTTGAGTTGTTTACCGAGATGCAAGAACAAGGATTATATCCTGATCCGAAAATGTTTGTTACTATTATCAGTAGATTGGGGGAGCAAGGGAAGTGGGATATGATACAGAAGACCTTTGAGAATATGAGAAGCCAAGGGCATAAAAAAAGTGGGACTATTTATGCTGCTCTGGTTGATATTTATGGGCAATATGGAAAATTTCAGGACGCAGAAGAGTGTATATCTGCACTAAAGGCAGAAGGTCTTGTTCTCTCTGCCAGTATGTTTTGTGTCTTAGCAAATGCCTATGCCCAGCAGGTTCTCTTTGTGCACTTTGGAATTCTTTCCATATAAATTTCACTTGAAGCATGATTATTTCGTCTCATAATTTCTTTGTAGTTCTACATATATTAATATGCTTATAAGCTATAACACATAttggcattcttctttaatgcAGGGATTATGTGACCAGACAGTTAAAGTACTTCAGCTCATGGAAGCTGAGGGAATTGAACCAAATGTGATCATGCTGAATGTTTTGATTAATGCATTTGGTATCGCTGGTAGACATTTGGAGGCTTTGTCCATTTATCACCATATAAAAGAAAGTGTAAGTCTATAAGATGTCTAGAAACACTTCTTCAACCCATTCAGTTTTCATGGTACTTGTTAGCCAAGTTTCTAATGGTGATCATTTTGTTATTTCTGAAGGGTTTAAGCCCCGATGTAGTTACTTATACTACCCTTATGAAGGCGTTTATTCGAGCAAGGAAGTATGATAAGGTCCCTGAGATATACATGGATATGGAACATGCTGGATGCACCCCAGATAGGAAGGCTAGACAGATGTTAGAAGTCGCTTCATTGGTCCTTCAACAGAGGGATTGAGCGTATCCAAACGGCTTTAAACGAGTTTGTGATGCGATGTGCTCATGTTGTGCCGTATGGGTATAATTACAGACCAAACTACTCTTGGTATATCTAATTGACCTTGTTTGTACTATATAAAATGCTGTTCTCAGGTTCGTCACAGGGCTGTTGAATTAAACTTCATAAATTGTTGAACTTTCAGCCGGTGTAATTTTCAGTTTCTGATGCAATACACGGGAGTGAGATCTCAAATATCCCAACACATGTCACACtctgtaagatcaaatatggacttaacacatatcatcataaagtaattgatgattagcttaatatcaatcctagtttaacatggatacaaactataaatcaatacttgtaacttaatgaagcagtgtatctattcattaaagtaagtaatcctattcttagcctgcaagaaagactacaatgaagtgttacattaggaatctaactaggaaacctaaaccgatatggatagctttaatgggaagcttcttgagggttaagtctcctatatatacagatgaattggtccctgattactaccgacgttttgcatattgttctgtccattgagaagcaagttggtaagtaacagaagactatattcagtgatcgtgtttgcaactgcataagatggaatccatgccagtaattgctgaaggtaagccttaatcccttttatgattgtgtgcatatgttgtgagcatgtatatggttattttacaattggtatcagagcataggctcacaagtatcaaaatcgttttagggttttgcaaaacaaacacaaaaaaaaaaaaaaaaaaaaaaaaaaagggtttttgctttacggaccaagtcactgatcaggtaactgaccatgtaactggtcatgtaactgatcaaggtaagttacttaagtcaattgctgcatctggttaaatatcaagttcacgcttccgctgtgatttttagcagcaaattggggaaaaagcaaaaacaggtttttctgtgaaattgatttcgattcatagcatgataattgtgtttttgattgtgctcaagaaccctagttgcattcccggcgtgcgttaggttagagtagatggtgaccggatgaaatttacaatttcttgattgttctgtggtttcttggaatcaaatcaattttggttatgattgaatatgcatgttgaattgattgatgatatggtattgtatctgtgattgtgtaaaattgcatgaagaacaaaaatctcccagattttgtttacacattattaaaattgacagatacgagagcttaattttcttacaaggatgaatctgggtagaatataaagttaaaagctcatgggttttgtggttttctgttggcataagtgattatgatgcacaaagcattcttcattgatgttggcagaaaacaatgatcaggtaactgaccatgcatgtaactggccaggtcactgaccatgtaactggccaggtcactgaccatgtaactggt
This portion of the Rosa chinensis cultivar Old Blush chromosome 1, RchiOBHm-V2, whole genome shotgun sequence genome encodes:
- the LOC112176818 gene encoding pentatricopeptide repeat-containing protein CRP1, chloroplastic, coding for MLTQSILCPKSPSVSSSSGSFFTSLSLFYPTCLNYSEKHKLHASLTRSNPSEGVKEFNFLASNDETHPVTDYPNVPTLGEEISFELYNHLLQDFCRVGHVDKAMALLARMEALGFRPNSISYTRLIDALGSIGRTLEADVLFQEMIFVGFRPRIKLYNVLLRGFLKKGLLGLAIRVLGVMGDLGTERNQETYEILLDYYVSAGRLEDTWSMINEMKQKRFRLSSFVYSKVIGLYRDNGMWKKAIDIVEEIREMGMALDKQIYNSIIDTFGKYGELDEALEVFGKMKQEGVRPDISTFNSLIRWHCKSGLLKKALELFTEMQEQGLYPDPKMFVTIISRLGEQGKWDMIQKTFENMRSQGHKKSGTIYAALVDIYGQYGKFQDAEECISALKAEGLVLSASMFCVLANAYAQQGLCDQTVKVLQLMEAEGIEPNVIMLNVLINAFGIAGRHLEALSIYHHIKESGLSPDVVTYTTLMKAFIRARKYDKVPEIYMDMEHAGCTPDRKARQMLEVASLVLQQRD